The following DNA comes from Cryobacterium psychrophilum.
GCGGCGTCGCCCGTGGCGGAGGGCGAGGGGATCGAAGCCTCCGGGACCGGTGTGGCCATTCCGCTGGGACGTGGACTGGGCGTCGGCGTTCGGGTGGCGGTGGGGGCGGGCGGTGCCACATATGCCACCCTGAGGCCGGGGCTGCCGCGGCTCACATTGCCGGCAGCGTCTTGCTGTACCGCCACGAGGGAGTACGAACCGACGGCGATGCCGCCGACGGTGCAGGTCCACGCGCCGGCGGTGACTGTCGTCGTGCACACCGAGTAGGCGCCGGCAAACACCGTGACCGTTGTACCGTTTTCACCGGTTCCCACGTAGGTGGTCCCCGCCACGGGAATCTGAGTCCCGGCGGCGGGGGCGGTGATGATCGGGGGATTGGGCCGGTCAATGTCGAACGCTATCGACACCGTTGGGCTCGGGTTCGACGAGTTCTGTCCGCTGTAGATTGCGCGCTGCCGTGCCGACACGTCACGGGACCCGCTCGACGTCACCCCGTCGAGGTAGCAGGCCCAGGCCCCTGAACCATCTGCCGTGGTCGTGCAGTCCGCCCCGTTCGCCACGGTCACGGTGACGGATGCCCCGGGGTGGCCCGTGCCGCGAACCAGGCCGTTCGATACCCCACCGGTCACCGTTGGGGGTGCAAGCACCGTGACCGTGATCTCGTCCGACAGCGTCGAATCGCCCGTGACGACAACGCGCAGCGTCACGGCTGAGAAACTTGGCAGCGACGCATTGCGGCAGGACCACCGGGTGGTCCCGTCCGGGGCGATAATGCACAGCGGATCACCGCCGGTCGGGGAGAGCAGTTGTACCTCGGAGGATGCGTCGCGGGTGCCGGACACGGTCGTGGTCGAGCTCCCGATGAAAGCTCCCGCTGAGGGGTTCGTGATGACGGGGGAGGCAACCTGCTGGGCCGTCGCGTTCGGAGTCGGGGTGGTGGTGGCCGTTTCGGCACCGTTCTCGGTGGTCGATGCGGCGAACGCCTGGTGGGGCATGGCGATGGGTATCAAGACGCTCGCGAGCGTGACGAGAACCAGCAGTGCAGCGCGAAGCACTCCGGGTCGCGGAGGCGACGTCGCGGAGGCGATATGTTTGCAGGAGGTCAGGTGGCCCACCCCACCATTTGACGAGGCGAAACGGCCAAAGTCAACTTGGAACCGCGCTTCGATGACACTTTTTTACGTGCCGGGAGAATGCGCAGGAAAAGGCTACCGACAACCGGTTTTCGGCGGGGTCCCGGCACCGGTCACAACCCTGGCCACCACACCCCGCATCGGGGGTCACCTGGAGGCAACCTAATGAAAGCTGCGTCGTGATTCTGCGTACGGCTCCGTGGCGTAACTGGGGTCGCACCGAGTCCGTGCGCCCGGTTCGGATGGAGCGTCCGGCGACGGTGGGAGCGGTGCAGCGTGCGGTGCAGGCCGCTGCCCGTGCCGGACTGCGCGTCAAGGCGGTGGGCTCCGGGCACAGCTTCACGGGGATCGCGCTCGCCCCCGGTGTGCAGCTCGACCTGCACAACCTCACGCTGCCCGCCGGGGTCGCCGGGGGAGACGCCGTGATCAGCGTCGATGCCGAGACGGCCAGGGTCACCGTTGCCGGCGGCGTGACCCTGCACCGGCTGACGCGGTTGCTTGCCGGGCACGGACTGGCCCTCACCAACCTCGGCGACATCGACATGCAGACCGTGGCCGGGGCCATTTCGACGGGCACGCATGGAACTGGTGGCCGGTTCCAGGGGATCGCCAGCCAGGTCGTGGCCCTCACGCTCGTGGTCGCTGACGGGACGCTGCTGCGCGTTGGCGATACCGAACATGCGGACCTGCTTCCGGCGGCCCGGCTCGGCCTCGGAGCTCTCGGCATCATTGTCGACGTCACGCTGCAGTGCGTCCCGACCTTTGTGCTGCATGCCGTGCAGAAAACCGAAGACCTCGACGAGGTGTTGGAGACCTACCTGCAGCGCTCCGCGTCAGGTGACCACTTCGAATTCTTCTGGTTTCCGCACACGACGCTCGCCCTGACGAAAACAAACACCCGCCTTTCTGCTGCGGCGCCCGGTGCCCGCACGTCCCGGGTGCCCCGCTGGATCGATGACGAACTGCTCGCCAATGGCCTGTACCGGGCCGTGTGCGATCTGGGCACGGCGATTCCCGCGCTCGTACCCCCCCTCGCCCGCATGGCCGCCACGGCCACCGGCAGCAAGGAATTCACGGATTCCTCGGCGCGGGTGTTCGCGACCAGCCGCACGGTGCGCTTCCGCGAGATGGAATATGCCCTGCCACGGAGCCGGGTGCCCGACGCCGTTCGCGCGGTGCGGGCGCTCATCGACGCGCGGGGCTGGCGCATTTCGTTTCCGATCGAAGTGCGCTGCGCGGCCGCCGACGACCTGTGGCTGTCGACCGCCAGCGGGCGGGACACCGGCTACGTGTCCGTGCACCGCTACGTTCGCGAAGACCCGGAGGAGTATTTTCGCGCCGTCGAGGAGATCATGCTTGAGCACGGCGGACGCCCGCACTGGGGCAAGCTTCACTACCAGGATGCCGACGCGCTGCGGGATCGGTACCCGCACTTCGATGATTTTCGTGCGGTTCGTGACAGGCTCGACCCGGAGCGTCGCTTCGCTAACCGCTATCTGGAAAGAGTCCTCGGCCCGTGAGTATGCAGTCCGCCCGCAACATCCGTTCGAAACCGCGCCCGACCGCCTCCGAATCCCGTGACTGGCCCCACCGCACGGCAGAGCTCGGTGACCTGCTGCCCGATGGTTTCTCGATGGGCGTCTCGACGACCGCGTTCCAGGTTGAGGGAGCAGCCAGAGACGGCGGACGCGGCGACTCCGTGTGGGACACGTTCAGCGCGGCATCCGCTCGCATCCGGGACGGGTCGAACGCATCCGTCGCCGCCGATCATCTCAACAAGCTCGCTGAGGACGCCACGCTGCTGCGGGAGCTCGGCGTGGACGCCTACCGGTTTTCCCTCTCGTGGCCGCGACTGCAGGCACAGGGACGCGGGGCGCTGAACCGCAACGGCCTCGCGTTCTACGACCGCCTGCTTGACGAGCTTCTCGTCGGTGGCATCAGCCCCACGGTGACCCTGTCGCACTGGGACACCCCGACGGCACTGCGCGGCGGCTGGCTCAATCGCGACACGGCCGGTCGCTTCGCTGATTACGCCCACGCGGTCGGGGAGGCGCTCGGAGATCGCGTTGACGCGTGGGTCACCCTGGACGACCCGGCGACCGTCATGCTCCAGGGCTACGCGCTCGGCACCGACGCACCGGGCCACGCACTGCTCTTCGACGCCCTGCCCGCAGCCCACCACCAGCTCCTCGCCCACGGCCTCGCCGTGCAGGGCCTGCGGGCAGCGGATGTGCAGGGCCAGATCGGGATCGCCAACGCCC
Coding sequences within:
- a CDS encoding Ig-like domain-containing protein translates to MLRAALLVLVTLASVLIPIAMPHQAFAASTTENGAETATTTPTPNATAQQVASPVITNPSAGAFIGSSTTTVSGTRDASSEVQLLSPTGGDPLCIIAPDGTTRWSCRNASLPSFSAVTLRVVVTGDSTLSDEITVTVLAPPTVTGGVSNGLVRGTGHPGASVTVTVANGADCTTTADGSGAWACYLDGVTSSGSRDVSARQRAIYSGQNSSNPSPTVSIAFDIDRPNPPIITAPAAGTQIPVAGTTYVGTGENGTTVTVFAGAYSVCTTTVTAGAWTCTVGGIAVGSYSLVAVQQDAAGNVSRGSPGLRVAYVAPPAPTATRTPTPSPRPSGMATPVPEASIPSPSATGDAAPVAPVPTPSPSASSEGPAAGVTPGQWNAPTRFTAAVSSPFTTAPFPWLQAVLLALGAMLLLALPARLLAGTISRARGGRPLWSATSIAGRNRARDEFETAPTVQLNRWLLGGAALVAAATLVMLSGPVVSQPAYLRLLVAVIVALLLVNLSAAVVPLWWSTRVMHIDATITFLPRYLALVAVAAIGSRVLDIHPVLLFGLLGSVTIAAGPTIAQRGQLAAVRAASLMALAIVGWTTLGALPTAAGLVSSLVAEIVNTVVLASIGSAVLVLVPLGRTSGRSVLAWSPLFWAGLMVAAFTLLFAVLSPVIDVWQSAGRVPLLWVAAGIFAALSGGAWAWQRFVAPTQL
- a CDS encoding D-arabinono-1,4-lactone oxidase; its protein translation is MILRTAPWRNWGRTESVRPVRMERPATVGAVQRAVQAAARAGLRVKAVGSGHSFTGIALAPGVQLDLHNLTLPAGVAGGDAVISVDAETARVTVAGGVTLHRLTRLLAGHGLALTNLGDIDMQTVAGAISTGTHGTGGRFQGIASQVVALTLVVADGTLLRVGDTEHADLLPAARLGLGALGIIVDVTLQCVPTFVLHAVQKTEDLDEVLETYLQRSASGDHFEFFWFPHTTLALTKTNTRLSAAAPGARTSRVPRWIDDELLANGLYRAVCDLGTAIPALVPPLARMAATATGSKEFTDSSARVFATSRTVRFREMEYALPRSRVPDAVRAVRALIDARGWRISFPIEVRCAAADDLWLSTASGRDTGYVSVHRYVREDPEEYFRAVEEIMLEHGGRPHWGKLHYQDADALRDRYPHFDDFRAVRDRLDPERRFANRYLERVLGP
- a CDS encoding glycoside hydrolase family 1 protein, whose translation is MQSARNIRSKPRPTASESRDWPHRTAELGDLLPDGFSMGVSTTAFQVEGAARDGGRGDSVWDTFSAASARIRDGSNASVAADHLNKLAEDATLLRELGVDAYRFSLSWPRLQAQGRGALNRNGLAFYDRLLDELLVGGISPTVTLSHWDTPTALRGGWLNRDTAGRFADYAHAVGEALGDRVDAWVTLDDPATVMLQGYALGTDAPGHALLFDALPAAHHQLLAHGLAVQGLRAADVQGQIGIANAHSPVESLTDREQDRSYAALYDLLHNRIFADPVLLGRYPDPLEPFAVELRGLLEADPADLAVIHQPLDFYGLNYAGPTRIAAGTGRTIFVDDPAPVAPAFPFHSAPFREFPVTGTGQVSAPEYLGVAFAELHTRYGDLLPPVLITSLGAGYGDQADARGTVRDPLRIDYLGEHLKAAVTAVQPNGMAAGVRLTGCFVRSFLDGFEWSAGYAERFGLVHVSFTDGMTTRTPKDSYRWLQKVLAAR